The following are encoded in a window of Solibacillus sp. FSL R7-0668 genomic DNA:
- a CDS encoding branched-chain amino acid ABC transporter permease, with product MEWIQQLVNGISLGSIYALIALGYTMVYGIIKLINFAHGDVFMLGAFIGFYAIARWEMNVFLALILAMILCAVIGVIIERVAYKRLRNATRIAALITAIGVSLLIEYTVIFFRGASPEAYPNVFTKTNFEIFGVQISTLSIFILSISIFLMIVLQFIVHKTKIGKAMRAVSHDADAAKLMGINVDNTISATFAIGSALAGAAGVIFGIYYTRIDPLMGMLPGIKAFIAAVLGGIGIIPGAMVGGLLLGVVETIVSALGYSLWRDAAAFVILILILIIRPAGIFGKNTREKV from the coding sequence ATGGAATGGATTCAACAGCTCGTGAACGGGATATCGCTAGGCAGTATCTATGCGCTTATTGCATTAGGGTACACGATGGTATATGGGATTATTAAACTAATCAACTTTGCCCATGGTGATGTGTTCATGCTGGGCGCTTTCATTGGCTTTTATGCAATTGCACGTTGGGAAATGAATGTATTTTTAGCACTTATTTTAGCAATGATTCTCTGTGCAGTCATCGGCGTTATTATTGAGCGTGTTGCGTATAAGCGTTTGCGAAATGCTACACGTATCGCAGCACTGATTACAGCCATTGGGGTGTCATTATTAATTGAATATACAGTGATTTTCTTCCGTGGTGCATCACCAGAGGCCTATCCGAATGTATTTACAAAAACAAATTTCGAAATTTTCGGCGTACAAATTAGTACATTATCGATTTTTATTTTATCAATTTCTATTTTCTTGATGATTGTCTTGCAATTCATCGTGCATAAAACAAAAATAGGGAAAGCGATGCGTGCGGTATCTCATGATGCAGACGCGGCAAAATTAATGGGCATTAATGTAGATAATACAATTTCTGCAACTTTTGCAATTGGTTCAGCGTTAGCGGGTGCAGCAGGCGTTATTTTTGGTATTTACTACACACGTATCGATCCATTAATGGGGATGCTTCCGGGAATTAAAGCATTCATCGCAGCTGTATTAGGTGGTATTGGTATTATTCCGGGCGCGATGGTTGGTGGATTATTATTAGGTGTTGTCGAAACAATCGTTTCAGCACTTGGTTATTCGTTATGGCGCGATGCAGCGGCATTTGTCATCTTAATTTTAATTTTAATTATTCGTCCAGCGGGTATTTTCGGGAAAAATACGCGCGAGAAAGTGTAG
- a CDS encoding ABC transporter substrate-binding protein, which yields MTKHKKMKKYGSLFIATAMLTGALAGCGTDDSGDSTSSSSSGGGGNSASGDVIKIGANLELSGGVASYGSSINDGAKLAIEEINAAGGIDGKQIEYIPVDNKSETAEATSAAIRLAEQEKVVAMIAPATSGNSVATVQIANQHKVPMVTGSGTAPNVTVNDDGSVNDYAFRTCFIDPFQGTVAANFATTELQAKNVAIFADNASDYAKGLAASFKETIEANGGTVVAEEAYVAKDVDFKSQLTNIKGKNPDFIFIPGYYEEVGIIVKQAREAGITAPLMGADGWDSPKLVELAGGDALNNTFITNHYSSEDPDAKIQDFVTAFKDEYGQAPNAFHALGYDSVYFIVDAIKRVEGDITGEAIQKQLAATKDLSLVTGTFTVDENHNPVKSATVLEFVDGKQQFNSKVNP from the coding sequence ATGACAAAGCACAAAAAAATGAAAAAATATGGTTCTTTATTCATTGCAACAGCCATGCTAACGGGAGCTTTAGCAGGATGTGGAACAGATGATTCTGGCGATTCTACTAGTTCTAGTTCATCAGGCGGTGGGGGTAATTCAGCATCAGGGGACGTTATTAAAATCGGTGCTAACTTAGAATTATCAGGCGGTGTAGCATCTTACGGTTCGTCTATTAATGACGGTGCTAAATTAGCAATCGAGGAGATTAACGCTGCAGGTGGCATTGATGGCAAACAAATTGAGTATATTCCAGTTGACAATAAATCAGAAACAGCGGAAGCAACTTCTGCAGCGATTCGTTTAGCAGAGCAAGAAAAGGTAGTGGCAATGATCGCACCAGCAACTTCTGGTAACTCGGTGGCAACGGTGCAAATTGCCAATCAGCATAAAGTTCCTATGGTAACAGGCTCTGGAACAGCACCTAACGTTACAGTAAATGACGATGGCTCTGTAAATGATTATGCGTTCCGTACATGCTTCATCGATCCATTCCAAGGGACGGTGGCAGCTAACTTCGCTACAACAGAGCTACAAGCGAAAAATGTAGCGATCTTTGCGGATAATGCTTCAGATTATGCAAAAGGTTTAGCGGCATCCTTCAAAGAAACGATTGAAGCAAATGGTGGGACAGTTGTTGCGGAAGAAGCGTATGTGGCAAAAGATGTCGATTTCAAATCACAATTAACAAATATTAAAGGAAAAAATCCTGATTTCATTTTCATTCCGGGCTATTACGAAGAGGTAGGTATCATCGTGAAGCAAGCACGTGAAGCAGGTATTACAGCGCCATTAATGGGGGCTGATGGTTGGGACTCACCAAAATTAGTGGAATTAGCAGGTGGGGATGCATTAAACAATACATTCATCACAAACCACTATTCATCTGAGGATCCAGATGCAAAAATTCAAGATTTCGTTACAGCGTTTAAAGATGAGTATGGTCAAGCACCAAATGCCTTCCACGCTTTAGGCTATGATTCAGTTTACTTTATTGTAGATGCAATCAAACGTGTTGAAGGGGATATTACAGGGGAGGCCATCCAAAAGCAATTAGCTGCAACAAAAGATTTAAGCCTAGTTACAGGTACATTCACAGTTGACGAAAACCACAACCCAGTAAAATCAGCAACAGTTCTAGAATTTGTAGACGGCAAGCAACAGTTCAACTCTAAAGTAAATCCTTAA